Below is a genomic region from Cydia strobilella chromosome 1, ilCydStro3.1, whole genome shotgun sequence.
GGAAATAAGAAAAAAAGGGAAGGAAAGGAgttcaagaaaaaaataagcaagTAAATAGTGTAAATACGGAGTTACTGACAGGCAAATACTGCTGATCTCCTCAACCATGTATATTGTACCGTGAAGCTCTCATTGAAACCCATTTACACAGAGACCGATTACCGAAATTGGATACTGCAAAAGAGGTAAAGAGGTTAGTAATTCAACCTGTCATTCTATTTTTGCAGCATCGCGGCCGTCTCGCAACCCCTCAAACGCAGTAGCATCACAAACCGTCTCCGAGCACAATTATAAACGTCGGCGCCTATCTCCAGAACCTTATGCAAGCACCTATCAGGTATTCCGATTGCACCAAAAACATATCTATGTAGAGAGCCGGGAATGGACAAATAATTACAAATCACGACCGTAGTAGATAACTAGATATGTTTTAATTGCTACCACCCTTAAATTCTAACACGACGGGTTAACACCCGGGACGTTGTAGAATTCTAACGAATTTAAGGGTAACTTCTTAATTACGTAGTGCGTATCTACTTTTTTGACCATGGATAattcttgtaatttttttatgagtCACAAACACACTCGTACATATTTCCGTAGTTTTAagataaacaaacataataaacgAATTATGCCCTTTAGGTATCCCACTGCGGCGTGGACACCCGTTCCTCTGCTTGCGAACACACGGAGTTCCCGCCACAGAGGCAGAAACCATCAGGTTCGTCTCAGGATTGATTCACCTGGGGGCCTATTAtatagccaaaatgacaatcgcaCATCGGTAAACACTAAACGAAAAGTAAAAAGGTATCGGGATATTTCTAtatgttatttaagtttcgattggtGTTTTCTATCAACTATtgccatcttggctaggcctccTGGCCTCCACATCTGTACGTCTGTCAGCGCGTTGCCAGAATTCGTCACCAGAGTTGAAAGAGCGCAGCGCTTCCTGTTGAAGTTTATGTATTTTGAGCCTTTCAGATTTTCAACAAGCGAACTAtgaaattatagttggtcaaaatgtaggcgcgaagggatatcgtcccttagaaaatttgaatttcgtgcctttttctacggatttgcttgaccaactataaatttaGTGACCAATTGTTGAGGAAATTATTTACTGTGTTAGGCGTCAGTGTATCTAAGATTTTAATATGGATGGGGGGGGGGATTAAAttccacggtaagctcaagaaggcttgtgttgtgggtactcagacaacgatatatataatataaaaatacttaattacatagaaaacaccaataagcccatgactcaggaacaaatatctgtgctcatcacacaaataaatatgctcttaccgggattcgaacccaggaccatcggcttcataggcaggacACAGGAgcaggacttaatcgcgtatacttAAACTACTGCTTACCTACTTCTTGCGTAGTGGCAAATGTATAAACAAGCTGCAGGCAGGCAGGCAGGTGTAACAGGTCCTCGTATGTAGGACTGTTATACTCACCCTACAGTCACACTTAACCGTATTTGGTCTTATATTATGGTTACACGTTTTCAGAATTTGGCAATTTTGAGGTGGGCAATATCAGATGTCATTCCCCTGCACGCAGTGACATCCATAACTACCGGGGAAACTTTGATACACTTGGAACCAgaggtaatttttagggttccgtacccaaagggtaaaaactggaccctataactaagactccactatccgtctgtccgtctgtcaccaggctgtatctcatgaaccgtgatagctagacagttgaaattttcacagatgatgtatttctgttaccgctataacaacaaatactaaaaagtacggaaccctcggtgggcgagtccgactcgcacttgtccggattTTTACTTAATCAGCTTTGCTTTCACCTTTGTTTCTAGGTATCCTGATATTCCTGATCCTGATGTATCTTTGATCAAATGATCActcaaatataaatgtaaatcaCTCAAACACTACCTTTTCTGTTTAAGTAATTTATAGTTACTTATAATTCTAACAATTAAATAACAAGTAGgaaaacaaaccgccttgattaTTCCATCTCCATCTTTTATTAAAGTACACGATCTTGAGATAGCGTAGTTTCGAACGTATAGACACAGAACATTAATCGGGTCCTATGAACAGTAAATTTCTCAAGAAATTCTATCATAGATGTTTTACAGCTTCTTGGATCATATTATGTTatactattttaaaataatatcaggCATTGTACTTATACATGTTTGATTAAGTAAAGATGTTTATTGCCTACTGTTTCTGTAATAACAGAAATAGCTttgtttttgtgtaatattttaaccacctttaatattttaaacctTGGTATCCATATTGAATTGACGTTACTACATATTTAAAGGGTGCCAGTTCAGGCTGCAGCAGGAACGAGACGTGGATGAATTCGTGAGCTCGCTCAGGAAGTACCCGAACGTGACTGAGCATTTGCCGTCCACTCAACTATTAGAACAACTCCTCAAAACTTCACGAAATCACTGTAAGCCCGATATTTCTCTTCAATTCCACCTGACAGGCATTTTTCGTCTTATCGGATTTAGAAAATACATAGGTTCCGCTTACACTAAGTTTGCACACCAAATATTCCAAATACTACTCCGGATTGTCCGGTTGTGTGATTGTGTGTGGATTGCGTATCGGCAAACGTAGCGTAGGACGCCaaaaactagatggagcgatgatCTTAGCAAGGCGGCTGGCAAGAGCCGGATCAGAGTTGCCGCAAATTGTGCTCAATGGCGTGCAATAGGAGAGTCCTATGTCCAGTATTGGACGAgagtaggctgatgatgatgatggtgattgtCATTGTCAAGTCGGTGTAAACTAATTGTAGACAAACACTATCTCCTTAATTCCGAAGGTCACCCGGAGGATCATTGGCTCTCTGTTGCAttgtttttgcttttatttaacactaacaatacctacatacttccagttaaatttaatattatcgaCCATCTCCCATCCGTCTTTCTTTGCTTCTATCTGTCTTCAAATTTagcaataaaaaatgttttcagctCCAAAACAATCCCATGCCCCAGCACCATCAAAGAAGCGCCGTCACCATTGGGACAAGCCGCGACCCTTTGCGTCACTCAGTCCCTATGCCCATAAACAGAAAGAAAGTTACAGAAGATTACGAAAGAAGAAACACACCAACGCACATGTTGATTCAAAAGAGAAGGAATATTCTCTGCAAGGTGGACTTGTAAGGTGAACGCTTAAGTGCTGTATTGTAGCATGCTTTGCTTGCAAAGTTAAACAGGACACAGTTGTGTGATAGAATGAAATGGATGTAAGTGGATATGGGATGGGTGTGCTTTTCGAAGCGGAATGTTTTGATTTAATGAATAAGGGATAATAAGTTATTGTCATGAGGATATAATTTTTTGAGACTGCCGACCGACCGCCTTCATCCCAGACTTATTCCCAGTGTAACCGCCTTCGACTACTTGAACAGCGGAGCCCGATCGTCAGCAGGGAACTTAACTAAAAGTATCGAAAATACAATCTTCAAGAATGTTTTTAGAGTGAAGAACCGGGATAAAGGAAGACCCGTGGTGAGTTATTTAGTACCTAACTCTCCAAAGCATGTAGGCAGGTAGAGTCCATGTAAGCTACCTTTCCACCGACTTGAACAAAATGAGGTAATTATAAACATCATTATAATTTTAGAAGAGAAATTTCATGATGAAATTGacactgtcattgcaaatgccatgcagagtttgcttggtccgactctaggcAGGCATATTACATACATGAGATAGCTTTGGGTTTATTTGGCTGTCGAGTTGTTCAATAATAATAGCAAACCGCACAAATTTAGAGCGTTTCCACGTTGTGCGATTCGATATGGGATGTCGGATAAGAAGGCAAAGAAGTAAAAAAGTgccttttataaatttaattacctattatttGTTGTCCGAAAGAAAgcgttaatacaaaaataaaaggatACCATAGGGCATTTTCTAGCAGTTGTTTTTCTCCAAAGGTCGGATCGGACAATATGAAATCGCTCCTAGGACCGGAATGAGCAACGCTGGCCGGTTCACGAGTTAAAGTAGTCATAGTCggtcttaaatatattttttgaaggCTATTTACCAGTAAACAGTAACTACTAGTtaaatttgttattatattatataattataatacttaataaaattcaaACGCAATGGATAAATGTTCAATGATTAAATGAATATGACTGTGACTATGACTTctaaaaataagattttttcaGACAGCCTTTCCAGTTTGTCCGACGCTTCAGAGCAGATATGAGAAGCATTTAAAGAAATACCACGCGGTAAGCAAGCCTATGGATGCCTGAACTTCTTTACTCacttgaaacatttatttatttattttttgaaaataataacatatattaggtaatattgtcttcggttaccgcgatagttactcatgaaataaaactatgaaaacggattatatcgcgtatattgaatttataatacatcccgacgtttcgaactctttacagcgttcgtggtcaacgggtgactgaggaaaaattacaaaatgcaaaaatacccacatactaaaataatgaacaatcatagactacaaactttaaggctggttgtacgtgcaaaatcggttcataaggctagttatacactataattatttttcaagtaaagatatatatatatacgcgataaaaataaactatgccggctccaaccctacaccactaTATactatattgggataccctcctacaatttaggagggaattaaatcttctcgggtccgtggtgtagggttggagccggcatagtttatttttatcgcgtatatatatatatctttacttgaaaaataattatagtgtataactagccttatgaaccgattttgcatgtacaaccagccttaaagtttgtagtctatgattgttcattattttagtatgtgggtatttttgcattttgtaatttttcctcagtcacccgttgaccacgaacgctgtaaagagttcgaaacgtcgggatgtattataaattcaatatacgcgatataatccgttttcatagttttatttcatatattaggtacttatgttACTTTTCCAATATACTCGATACGAAGCACACGCCCGGTTTGTCTCCGATTCTCTCAATATCCTCCGTCATCCGCTCACATGCCAATAGAATTGATGTGTAATTGgtgaattaaaatatattatggtaATAGGATAAGTACAGAAATAGTAGGTACAATTTTTTctttgcttttaaaaataacctacggcctttttagggttccgtacccaaagggtaaaaacgggagtaGTAAtaactaagacttcgctgtctgtctgtctgtctgtccgtctgtcaccaggctatctcatgaaccgtgatagctagacagttgaaattttcacagatgattactaaaaacggaaaaatatttaaggggggctcccatacaacaaacgtgatttttttgccgtttttatagataatggtacggaacccttcgtgcgcgattccaactcgcacttggccggttttttttaagaggaaaggtgacggccgcttctccatacaaaggtaAGGAGGCATAACGTATTAATGTATGTTGAAAACATGCTTGCAGACGACCTCTAAAACCCCTCACGTGGACTTGGAGAACCTTCCGACGTGTAGCAAGTGTTTGCTAAAGCGGCCATGCCCCTGCGAAGCTGCCAAACGCGTCCGTCGGcatgtaggtaaataaacaCAATTTTCTAACTACAGGCTTGCAAAAAATCACACGCAGTTATGACAATCCTTCAGGCCCTTCCTGTCATATACCGGCCTTCACCATACAAaatatatcgtcgctatacttactcaacctcatatctgccacaatcatttgatggaaatgtcgcttttctttcattcggaatacgggtgtttttgtcatcaaatgactGTTGCAGTTACGAGgatgagtaagtatagcggcgatatggaTGGGGTAGTATTTTGTATTGGAGACGGCTgctatatgacggcaccgctaTCCTAAGGAAGAGCGAGGCCTCCCAACACAAGCATTGTTTAGCTTACCAAGCGGCTCAATCCCCTGTATcacaaaaatgtatatttttatgaaataaagaattttgtatttttgtattacattCGCGGTGTCACCGTAGATTTCCGAGGTATCTTTTATCTACCCCAATGGCAATATAAGAACTCACTGACTATAAacagacctgctagcatgagttgggGTCTCACGCGCGACTCCCTACATCTAGCACAACTTCAAGTAGATACGGACACTACGGACTCGCGCgtgagaacgcaactcatgctagccggtCAGAGCTcgtcataaacaataaaatggTTATATTTTGTAGATAGTAAATAGCTAAGTTGCTTATATAATTACCTCTTTAGCccattataaaataacaacttGATTTGTCCCTAGATAAAGATGTTCAAGAAATAAGACAATTTGAAGACGCTATTTTTTCCTGGCTTAAAGATATACCTGTCTATCCAAATGAAAACCCACAGGATAAATTTATTAGagatgatattgttaaaaaattagCAGAAACGCTTAGTAAATTCAATGATGCGGACTTTGCTATTAAGGGGAAAGAAGAAATTAAACGAGCATTGGATAAAATGCCGATGTGGTACCCGAAGGGAGAAAATGAACGAGAGAATTTTATAAATGATATTGTAGACAACTTGTTGGAGAAAATAAATGGCGTTCaagaaatgaaaatgtttaATCAAGCTACAAAAGACTTTTTTGATGACATTAAGTTTGGAAAGGAAGTCGATGCACAACAAGCATTAGATGATATTATTagagaattaaataaaatagcactTAACAGACCAGAAAATAATGACATATACAGAGATCTGTTAAAAATGAAGGCGTTTGAACTACTGGATGGACTCCAAATTAAAAGTAACGGAAATAAATACGAATATTTGAATAAATTGTCCAACGAGCTTGCAGATCGCTTATTAAATGTATCTATTAAATCCAAAGACGCGGAACATAAAATAAACTTGGATAATGCTATTAAAAATATGCTTGATGAAACCAATGTTCGTATCAAAGATAGAGATAATGTCGAAAAAAAGTTGCAGGCTGTTATAGCTGATGTTGTTGCACAAAATATTGATAAAGATGAagctgaaattaaaataaaaagtatactaGACGGAAAAGTTCCAGATAGCGAAATTGAAAATATCGCTAATAAGACACTTACATTGGCAGAAATAAGTCAAAATGCAACACAGATAGATCCAGAAACCATAGTTGAAGACATACGGGACATCCTTGACCTTGCCAATGTTCAAATTAAGAATAGAGCGAACTTAGAGAAAGATTTAAGTCAACTCGTGTCAGATATAAACACAAACAACATAGAAGAAAATAaagcaaaaagtaaaataaaatctatacTTAAAGGACAAGTTCCGGAAGATAAACTCGCAGAGATTACTGAACAGGTACTAATATTAGCTGATCGGGTGAAACCAGTTGATGATGAAATGAAACAAGTAATAAAAGGAGACGTACGAGACATCCTATCCGATGTTCAAATCAAAAATAGTGGAAAAGTAGAAAAAGATTTAAGTAAGCTTATTGCAGATATTACCGCGAAAGGTATAGATAAAGATCaagctgaaacacaaattaaagcTCTACTCAAAGGAAAAGTACCGGAAGATAAACTCAAAGAAATTACTGAACAGGTACTAACAGTATCTGATCGGGCGAAACCTATTGATGAAAAAACGAAACAAGTAATAAAAGGAGACGTACGAGACATCCTAGCCGATGTTCAAATCAAAAACAGGGAAAATGTAGAAGAAAATTTAAGTAAGCTTATTGCAGATATTAACGCGAAAGGTATAGATAAAGATCaagctgaaacacaaattaaagcTCTACTCAAAGGAAAAGTACCGGAAGATAAACTCAAAGAAATTACTGAACAGGTACTAACAGTATCTGATCGGGCTAAACCAATTGATGATGAAACGAAACAAGTAATAAAAGGAGACGTACGAGACATCCTAGCCGATGTTCAAATCAAAAACAGGGGAAAAGTAGAAGAAGATTTAAGTAAGTTTATTGCAGATATTACCGCGAAAGGTATAGATAAAGATCaagctgaaacacaaattaaagcTCTACTCAAAGGAAAAGTACCAGAAGATAAACTCAAAGAAATTACTGAACAGGTACTAACAGTATCTGATCGGGCGAAACCAATAGATGATGAAACGAAACAAGTAATAAAAGCAGACGTACGAGACATCCTATCCGATGTTCAAATCAAAAACAGGGGAAAACTAGAAGAAAATTTAAGTACGTTTGTTGCAGATATTATCGCGAAAGATATAGATAAAGATCaagctgaaacacaaattaaagcCCTTCTCAAAGGAAAAGTACCGGAAGATGCACTAGAAGATATTACTGAACAAGCACTAAAATTAGCTGATCGGGTAAAACCGTTAGATACAGAGACGAAACAAATCATTAAAGAAGATATACAAGATATCTTTGACAATTCCAACATTCAAATTAAGAATAGAGGGAAAGTAGAAGAAAATTTAACTACACTAGTAGCTAATATATCTAAAGGCATGGGCAAAGACAAAGCtataacacaaattaaatctctCCTTAAAGATACAGTTCCGGAAAATAAACAGGAAGAAATAACTAAAAAGATACTTTCATTAGCCACTAAAATCAAACCTAAATTGAAATCAATAGATCTGGAAACTAAACAAAATATAGATAAACAGTTAAGTGATATCCTTTATCAGTCAGCACCTTATATAAAGGACAAACGCAAAGTTGAAGAAAAGTTACGGAGTCTTGTATCTGACATACTGATGAAAAAAGTCGGTACAGACAAAGCTAAACAGTCTATTAAAAGTATACTTAAGGGTGAAATTCCGAAGGACAAGGTAGAAAATACCATACTCAAGGTCTTAGAGTTAGCTAAAAATATAGAGGATAATCAAAGTATGCATTATCCTATATCAGAAGAAACCCTTAAAGAAGACATAAGTGACATCCTTGATCGTACTAACGTCCGCATTAAGAACAGAGACATAGTTGAAAAACATTTACATGATATTATAAGCGATCTAGTTATGCGCGGTTTGGATAAAGTTAAGGCTCAAGATTACATCAATAGTACGCTCAAGGGAAATGTACCGGACAGTCAGGTTGAAGAAATCTCTAAGAAAATATTTGCCTTGGCTGAGAATGTATCGCGAAGCTATAGTGAATACAGCGATGGCCCAGTTGCTTCATCAACTCaaaatgaagaaaaaatattatttgatcaGGTCTTTGAAGTTATAAGAGATTGGTTAAAAAATCTGAACATccatttaagtaataataaattgAATGAAGTAGCGGAAGCTATAGCAAATGAAACCTTAGACAGGCGGAAGTATTTGCAGCTCAATCCAGGAGTAAAAATCTCAGAAGCTAAGGAATCGGAAATATTAAAAGAACAAATTTATAAGGTGCTGAAcaatttaatagataaaaaattgGTGCAGTCAATTATGACACAAGCTGATGATTTAATGAATTCTCTAAAACAAATTCCTAATCTTCAAGTATCTGAAGACTATAGCCAAGGATTGGTTCAGGACAGCAAGCAATTTGTTCAAGAAAACTTAGAAGGTGCTTTGCTAGATTGGTTAAGGCAGTCACCGATTTATCTAAATAAGGACCTAAGAAACAAACAAACTCAGGAGCAAATAATGATAGAGTTAGCTGAATCTCTAGCAGCTGTTCTTGGCTCTCAAGCAATACAAAAACCAGGTACGAATCTAGACGAAGCTTTGTTAAAAGAAATCTCTAAACACATAGAGCGTTTCCCCTTAGGACCTGAATTTAAATCTAAAGAACATATTCGGAAGCTGTGTAATCACATATTAGACTACCTGAAAAAAATACAGTTGTTTCAAGATATTTCAGCAAGAGATTCACAAAGAACAAAGTCTTCTTTCATGTCTTCAACAAATCAATTAAATGACATTGTCAAAGATTGGTGTGATGCATTGCCGCTTTCAGATACAGACGGGGCTTTTCGAATAAAACAAGATCTTGCTAATAGAATAATATTAAAAGTAGGAGAAATGAATATGAAccaagatatatttaatgacgATTTGTTATATGATGAAATACTGCAAGATTTTATTGATCAACAGGTAAATGAGTTGCCAATAGAAAAAGATATTACTGACGTCAGTAAAAAAATTCTCATTGatcaaattaaacaaattaaacaaaaaatacaagacGATTTTATTGGAAGAAAATACAAGCAACAACTTCGCGATACTATATCAAATATCTTGCCTTCAATGGCTTGCCCAACGGCAGAGGACCTGGCATCGTTCGAGTTGATGAAAGAGAATCTTGCGGATGCTTTTATCAACCTAAATTATTCAGTAGAAGATGACACAGCTAGGGCTAAATTTAAACGCAGAATAATGGATGAAGTCAACAAATATGTTAATGACTATTTGAAACGTTGTCCAGCAACTCCCGTTAGTACAAGAAAGCTTAACGAGGACTTGTATAATGCTTTAAAGAATGTGCCAGTACCCGGCGACGAATCAATGCGAACTGAAGTAGAGTCTGTACGAATGAAAGACGTTATCAATGGTTGGCTTAAAACATTGCCTATGAGTAGACAGTCTATATCTGAACAATTACATACGAATAAAGTAGTAACACTAATGGCGCAAAAACTGCAAGAATTAGAGAACGAGTTTCATCCCGATTTTGAAGCAATCGCAGTAGCAGAGATTGCCACATACCTAAAGAAGCTtcctttaaataataaaaacaatctaCAAGAGATGGCTAAGAAATTGGTCGACAAGATAAAAAATACTGCTGAATCAAGAGCATTTGTTGAAGGAACGAGATCTAAACTCACTGATGACTGTTTATGTGAAGATTTTGCATTGCCATGCATTCCAAGGCGAATTAGCTACCCGTCCTGTGCATCTTTTATCCCTCCTTGTGGATTAAGCAAAGAGGACCAGGAAAAAATGCAACGAATAAGAGAGCGGGCTGTGCTTTGTGAAGTTGGTACACAATCACGACGATGTAGAGATGCCGCTGTGAATCCACCGCCCTTGAATCACGAGAGTCAAACAGACATGCCTTGTAACAACAATAAATATTGTCAACATGCAGAGAAGCCTGAACATGTGTGCTGTAAATCTGCCACACTAAGAACCAAACGAATACCAATCAGCACTCGTCCTTGCCCATCGACTTCAGGCCAGGCTGACTGTTCCCCATACGTCGTAGTGAAAGAATATTATTGGGATTCGAACTTAGGTAACAAGGTAGAATTCGCAACTCAAACTCCCGTTGAAGAATCTGGCAG
It encodes:
- the LOC134748281 gene encoding uncharacterized protein LOC134748281, whose protein sequence is MEGGVEGMVAVVTWLSDAGLAFNLLRNSRQCRPPQKLPASRPSRNPSNAVASQTVSEHNYKRRRLSPEPYASTYQVSHCGVDTRSSACEHTEFPPQRQKPSEFGNFEVGNIRCHSPARSDIHNYRGNFDTLGTRGCQFRLQQERDVDEFVSSLRKYPNVTEHLPSTQLLEQLLKTSRNHSPKQSHAPAPSKKRRHHWDKPRPFASLSPYAHKQKESYRRLRKKKHTNAHVDSKEKEYSLQGGLVSVTAFDYLNSGARSSAGNLTKSIENTIFKNVFRVKNRDKGRPVTAFPVCPTLQSRYEKHLKKYHATTSKTPHVDLENLPTCSKCLLKRPCPCEAAKRVRRHVDKDVQEIRQFEDAIFSWLKDIPVYPNENPQDKFIRDDIVKKLAETLSKFNDADFAIKGKEEIKRALDKMPMWYPKGENERENFINDIVDNLLEKINGVQEMKMFNQATKDFFDDIKFGKEVDAQQALDDIIRELNKIALNRPENNDIYRDLLKMKAFELLDGLQIKSNGNKYEYLNKLSNELADRLLNVSIKSKDAEHKINLDNAIKNMLDETNVRIKDRDNVEKKLQAVIADVVAQNIDKDEAEIKIKSILDGKVPDSEIENIANKTLTLAEISQNATQIDPETIVEDIRDILDLANVQIKNRANLEKDLSQLVSDINTNNIEENKAKSKIKSILKGQVPEDKLAEITEQVLILADRVKPVDDEMKQVIKGDVRDILSDVQIKNSGKVEKDLSKLIADITAKGIDKDQAETQIKALLKGKVPEDKLKEITEQVLTVSDRAKPIDEKTKQVIKGDVRDILADVQIKNRENVEENLSKLIADINAKGIDKDQAETQIKALLKGKVPEDKLKEITEQVLTVSDRAKPIDDETKQVIKGDVRDILADVQIKNRGKVEEDLSKFIADITAKGIDKDQAETQIKALLKGKVPEDKLKEITEQVLTVSDRAKPIDDETKQVIKADVRDILSDVQIKNRGKLEENLSTFVADIIAKDIDKDQAETQIKALLKGKVPEDALEDITEQALKLADRVKPLDTETKQIIKEDIQDIFDNSNIQIKNRGKVEENLTTLVANISKGMGKDKAITQIKSLLKDTVPENKQEEITKKILSLATKIKPKLKSIDLETKQNIDKQLSDILYQSAPYIKDKRKVEEKLRSLVSDILMKKVGTDKAKQSIKSILKGEIPKDKVENTILKVLELAKNIEDNQSMHYPISEETLKEDISDILDRTNVRIKNRDIVEKHLHDIISDLVMRGLDKVKAQDYINSTLKGNVPDSQVEEISKKIFALAENVSRSYSEYSDGPVASSTQNEEKILFDQVFEVIRDWLKNLNIHLSNNKLNEVAEAIANETLDRRKYLQLNPGVKISEAKESEILKEQIYKVLNNLIDKKLVQSIMTQADDLMNSLKQIPNLQVSEDYSQGLVQDSKQFVQENLEGALLDWLRQSPIYLNKDLRNKQTQEQIMIELAESLAAVLGSQAIQKPGTNLDEALLKEISKHIERFPLGPEFKSKEHIRKLCNHILDYLKKIQLFQDISARDSQRTKSSFMSSTNQLNDIVKDWCDALPLSDTDGAFRIKQDLANRIILKVGEMNMNQDIFNDDLLYDEILQDFIDQQVNELPIEKDITDVSKKILIDQIKQIKQKIQDDFIGRKYKQQLRDTISNILPSMACPTAEDLASFELMKENLADAFINLNYSVEDDTARAKFKRRIMDEVNKYVNDYLKRCPATPVSTRKLNEDLYNALKNVPVPGDESMRTEVESVRMKDVINGWLKTLPMSRQSISEQLHTNKVVTLMAQKLQELENEFHPDFEAIAVAEIATYLKKLPLNNKNNLQEMAKKLVDKIKNTAESRAFVEGTRSKLTDDCLCEDFALPCIPRRISYPSCASFIPPCGLSKEDQEKMQRIRERAVLCEVGTQSRRCRDAAVNPPPLNHESQTDMPCNNNKYCQHAEKPEHVCCKSATLRTKRIPISTRPCPSTSGQADCSPYVVVKEYYWDSNLGNKVEFATQTPVEESGRICIPSSFLNTERLCRPRSTLTSRRVPVKQRSRPEASTCQRPTPRRQFTSACPNEFFNRPKHCPRSPLVPDYLRSSYRCVGPSCTRGRMKSPCLSCKRDPTTICDKCFPMHVCPHPTCLYFK